A window of Cyanobacteria bacterium GSL.Bin1 contains these coding sequences:
- a CDS encoding ABC transporter substrate-binding protein translates to MFSQHRNSFFISIIFTFIASLLTACNPALIESTASQVPQVVQAILSDPKTFNAVLSQESPNVFGLTYEGLVDQNPLTAEVEPALAKSWEISDDKKQIVFTLRENLQWSDGEPLTADDVVFTYNDLILNPKIPNNIRDSLRIGESGEFPTVEKIDSQTVKFTVPEPFAPFLQSTGISIMPKHALLESVQTTDAEGTPLFLSKWGVDTPPQDIVVNGRYQLAGYSTSERVIFEKNPFYWEKDEQGNQLPYIDRVIWQIVENQDTALLQFRSGGLDSISVTPDYFSLLKREEERGNFTIYNGGPDYGTTFMGFNLNTGSRNGKPLVDPVKSRWFNTLAFRKAVAYGINRQQMINNLFRGLGEPQNSPISVQSPYYDEDVTSYGYDPEKAKQLLLDAGFQYNNEGKLFDAEGNHVRFTLITNAGNKSREAMGAQIKQDLAQIGITVDFTPIQFNVLVDKLSNSLDWECHLLGFTGGNEPHFGINLWRTDGNLHTFNQSARSGTTPVEGRKVRAWEKEIEALYIEASRELDESKRKNLYAQAQAIVQEHLPYIYLVNPLSLAAVRDRVQGVEYSALGGAFWNLEKLKLSPE, encoded by the coding sequence ATGTTCTCTCAACATCGCAACTCTTTTTTCATTTCTATTATTTTTACCTTCATTGCCAGCTTACTTACAGCTTGTAATCCGGCTCTAATTGAAAGCACCGCTTCCCAGGTTCCGCAAGTAGTCCAAGCCATTTTAAGTGATCCGAAAACCTTCAATGCGGTTCTCTCCCAAGAATCACCCAATGTTTTTGGTTTGACTTATGAAGGTTTAGTAGATCAAAATCCCCTCACGGCTGAAGTGGAACCGGCTTTAGCCAAATCTTGGGAAATTTCTGATGATAAAAAACAAATTGTTTTTACGCTTCGGGAAAATTTGCAATGGTCAGATGGCGAACCTTTAACAGCAGATGATGTTGTCTTTACTTACAATGATTTAATTCTTAATCCCAAAATTCCTAATAATATTAGAGATAGTTTAAGAATTGGCGAAAGTGGGGAGTTTCCAACTGTCGAAAAAATAGACAGTCAAACGGTGAAATTTACCGTTCCTGAACCCTTCGCACCCTTCTTACAAAGCACTGGCATTTCCATTATGCCCAAACACGCTCTTCTGGAGTCAGTGCAAACAACAGATGCGGAAGGAACCCCCCTTTTTCTATCAAAATGGGGCGTGGATACACCGCCACAAGACATTGTTGTTAATGGTCGTTATCAGTTAGCAGGATATTCGACGAGTGAGCGTGTTATTTTTGAAAAAAATCCATTTTATTGGGAAAAAGATGAACAAGGAAATCAACTGCCTTATATTGATCGTGTAATTTGGCAAATTGTTGAAAATCAAGATACTGCTTTATTACAATTTCGCTCTGGCGGCTTAGATTCAATTAGTGTTACCCCTGACTATTTTTCTTTATTAAAACGAGAAGAAGAAAGAGGAAATTTTACCATTTACAATGGCGGACCTGACTATGGAACAACTTTTATGGGATTTAATTTAAATACAGGAAGCCGCAATGGTAAGCCGCTCGTTGATCCGGTAAAATCTCGCTGGTTTAATACGCTTGCCTTCAGAAAAGCGGTCGCGTATGGCATTAATCGCCAACAGATGATTAATAATTTGTTTCGGGGTTTAGGAGAACCGCAAAATTCACCGATTTCTGTGCAGTCTCCCTATTATGACGAAGATGTAACAAGTTATGGCTACGACCCAGAAAAAGCCAAACAATTACTGTTAGACGCAGGGTTTCAATATAATAATGAAGGAAAATTATTCGATGCCGAGGGAAATCACGTTCGCTTTACCTTAATTACTAATGCCGGTAATAAGAGTCGAGAAGCCATGGGCGCACAAATTAAACAAGATTTAGCGCAAATTGGAATTACCGTTGATTTTACGCCCATTCAGTTTAATGTGTTAGTCGATAAACTGTCTAACTCTCTCGATTGGGAATGTCACTTATTAGGCTTTACCGGCGGCAATGAGCCCCATTTTGGCATTAACTTATGGCGAACAGATGGTAATTTACATACCTTTAATCAATCTGCCCGTTCGGGAACCACGCCCGTAGAAGGAAGAAAAGTGAGGGCATGGGAAAAAGAAATTGAAGCCCTTTATATTGAAGCCTCTAGAGAGTTAGATGAAAGTAAACGCAAAAACCTTTATGCCCAAGCCCAAGCAATTGTGCAGGAACATTTACCCTATATTTATTTGGTGAATCCTCTTTCCTTAGCAGCAGTGCGCGATCGCGTTCAAGGAGTTGAATACTCAGCCCTCGGTGGCGCGTTTTGGAACCTCGAAAAATTAAAACTGAGCCCAGAATAA
- the cysE gene encoding serine O-acetyltransferase yields the protein MLSTLTADFRIIFERDPAARNWLEVILCYPGLQAILFHRFAHWLYRIGLPLIPRLISQLSRFLTGIEIHPGAQIGKGVFIDHGMGVVIGETTIIGDYALIYQGVTLGGTGKENGKRHPTLGENVVVGAGAKVLGNLQIGNNVRIGAGSVVLRDVPSGCTVVGVPGRVVYRSGVRVDPLEHGSLPDSEANVIRALVDRIETLEQEVQNLQRQQTWTASVVSATESSEKSPQCRIEDREIQEFLHGTGI from the coding sequence GTGCTATCTACGCTCACCGCAGACTTTCGGATTATTTTCGAGCGCGATCCTGCTGCTCGTAACTGGCTAGAAGTTATCTTGTGTTATCCGGGCTTACAAGCGATCTTATTTCATCGCTTTGCCCATTGGTTATATCGAATTGGACTGCCTCTGATTCCACGCCTCATTTCCCAATTATCTCGTTTTCTAACTGGCATTGAAATTCACCCCGGTGCGCAAATTGGAAAAGGTGTCTTTATTGATCATGGCATGGGAGTCGTTATTGGTGAAACGACGATTATTGGGGATTATGCCCTAATTTACCAAGGCGTGACCCTGGGTGGAACGGGGAAAGAAAACGGCAAGCGTCACCCTACTCTTGGCGAAAACGTTGTGGTTGGTGCCGGGGCAAAAGTCCTCGGTAACCTGCAAATTGGTAATAATGTTCGTATCGGCGCAGGATCAGTTGTTTTGCGTGATGTTCCTTCCGGTTGTACCGTTGTTGGTGTTCCCGGTCGCGTCGTTTATCGTTCTGGAGTTCGCGTTGATCCATTAGAACATGGCAGTCTTCCTGACTCAGAGGCGAATGTGATTCGAGCGTTAGTGGATCGCATTGAAACCTTAGAACAGGAAGTGCAGAATCTGCAACGTCAGCAAACTTGGACTGCTTCTGTGGTTTCTGCAACAGAGTCCTCTGAAAAATCACCACAGTGTCGGATAGAGGATCGGGAAATTCAAGAGTTCTTGCACGGAACTGGCATTTGA
- the hisA gene encoding 1-(5-phosphoribosyl)-5-[(5-phosphoribosylamino)methylideneamino]imidazole-4-carboxamide isomerase produces the protein MDIIPAIDVLEGKCVRLYQGDYNQVEVFSDRAVEMAQHWVEQGATRLHLVDLDGAKAGKPMNQKTIAEIVETVSIPVQVGGGLRDRASIAELLSLGVSNAIVGTIAVEEPELVQALCQEFPQQITIGIDARNGKVATRGWLETSEVMAKDLAQQMANQGAAAIIYTDIHRDGTLSGPNLDALRNLAENVSIPVIASGGMSSITDLLSLLALEPIGVTGAILGRALYANKIDLREAVQAVGNGRLQDVPLNGDFSTFA, from the coding sequence ATGGATATTATTCCAGCGATTGATGTATTAGAAGGGAAATGTGTCCGTCTCTACCAAGGGGATTATAACCAAGTTGAGGTATTCAGCGATCGCGCGGTAGAAATGGCACAGCATTGGGTGGAACAAGGGGCAACTCGTTTGCATTTGGTCGATTTAGACGGGGCAAAAGCGGGGAAACCGATGAATCAAAAGACCATTGCCGAAATTGTCGAAACGGTTTCCATTCCAGTGCAAGTAGGAGGTGGATTGCGCGATCGCGCCAGTATTGCAGAATTGTTATCTTTAGGAGTGAGTAATGCCATTGTCGGGACAATTGCCGTGGAAGAACCAGAATTGGTACAAGCCCTCTGTCAAGAATTTCCCCAACAGATTACCATTGGCATTGATGCTCGTAATGGGAAAGTTGCCACTCGCGGCTGGTTAGAAACCTCGGAAGTGATGGCAAAAGACTTAGCGCAACAAATGGCAAATCAGGGTGCAGCAGCGATTATTTACACCGATATTCATCGGGATGGTACCCTTTCTGGTCCCAATCTTGATGCCCTCCGCAACTTAGCCGAAAATGTGTCGATTCCGGTTATTGCTTCAGGGGGAATGAGTTCTATCACTGACTTACTGAGTTTACTGGCGCTTGAACCCATTGGTGTGACTGGTGCCATTTTAGGACGTGCTCTTTATGCCAATAAAATTGACCTGAGAGAAGCGGTGCAAGCAGTGGGAAATGGACGTTTACAAGATGTCCCTCTCAACGGAGATTTTTCCACGTTTGCTTAA
- the larB gene encoding nickel pincer cofactor biosynthesis protein LarB: MDSQALNALLNAVANGEISPETAQEKLKNLTFEPIADFAKVDHHRALRTGFPEVIWGPGKTPDQIAQIMLAMSNRANVIMATRIDAPVFQQVKSQIRDVQYYPLPRICVLETASPTPQPGTIGVLSAGTADIPVAEEAALTAQLCGFTVKRLWDVGVAGIHRLLSHRDLLNQVNVLIVVAGMEGALPSVVAGMVDCPVIAVPTSIGYGASFEGIAPLLTMLNSCAAGIGVVNIDNGFGAAILAGQILRTAGKINR; this comes from the coding sequence ATGGACTCCCAAGCCTTAAATGCTCTTTTAAATGCTGTTGCTAATGGCGAAATTTCTCCTGAAACAGCACAAGAAAAACTAAAAAATCTTACCTTTGAACCCATTGCTGATTTTGCGAAGGTTGATCATCATCGCGCTTTAAGAACGGGCTTTCCGGAGGTGATTTGGGGACCCGGAAAAACGCCCGATCAAATTGCTCAAATTATGCTGGCAATGAGCAATCGCGCGAATGTGATTATGGCAACTCGTATTGATGCCCCAGTCTTCCAGCAAGTCAAAAGCCAGATTCGAGATGTGCAGTATTATCCTCTTCCTCGCATTTGCGTTCTTGAAACGGCTTCTCCTACCCCACAACCAGGAACAATTGGGGTACTGAGTGCGGGCACCGCTGATATTCCTGTTGCGGAAGAAGCTGCCCTCACCGCCCAACTGTGTGGCTTTACGGTGAAACGGCTTTGGGATGTGGGAGTAGCAGGGATTCATCGCTTACTTAGCCATCGCGACCTTTTAAACCAAGTTAATGTGCTGATTGTGGTTGCCGGGATGGAAGGGGCATTACCGAGTGTTGTTGCGGGCATGGTCGATTGCCCCGTGATTGCGGTTCCGACCAGCATTGGTTATGGTGCGAGTTTTGAAGGAATTGCTCCTTTACTGACGATGCTCAACTCCTGTGCTGCGGGCATTGGTGTCGTTAATATTGATAATGGATTTGGTGCAGCCATTTTGGCCGGACAAATTCTGCGCACTGCCGGCAAAATTAATCGTTAA
- a CDS encoding Uma2 family endonuclease, translating to MVTQLTQKVYTPEEYLELESEAKIRHELINGEMIPMAGGTTRHNEIVTNLCVFLKPSLRQQGRRLYSENVRLWIPANEVFTYPDLMILDGDPIYYENTQTTVTNPVVIIEVLSESTRDYDQGRKFGFYRSLEMLQDYVLVDQEQCSVMVYRRGNRKEWNLQISEDLTEVIELESLGVKIPLEDIYEGIF from the coding sequence ATGGTGACTCAATTAACGCAAAAGGTTTATACTCCCGAAGAATATTTAGAGTTGGAATCAGAAGCCAAGATCCGCCACGAATTGATTAATGGAGAAATGATACCAATGGCGGGAGGAACCACTAGACATAATGAAATCGTGACTAATTTATGTGTTTTTCTCAAGCCAAGTCTACGCCAGCAGGGAAGAAGACTCTATTCAGAAAATGTGCGGTTATGGATTCCAGCCAACGAGGTGTTCACTTATCCTGATTTAATGATCCTCGATGGCGACCCCATTTATTATGAAAATACTCAAACAACGGTGACAAATCCGGTTGTGATTATTGAAGTTTTATCAGAGTCAACGCGAGATTATGACCAAGGGCGAAAATTTGGCTTTTATCGCAGTTTAGAGATGCTTCAAGACTATGTATTAGTGGATCAGGAACAATGTTCGGTGATGGTTTATCGACGGGGAAATAGGAAGGAATGGAACTTGCAAATTTCAGAAGACTTAACTGAGGTCATCGAGTTGGAGTCATTAGGCGTCAAAATCCCCCTAGAAGATATTTATGAGGGCATCTTTTAG
- a CDS encoding DUF554 family protein, producing the protein MLIDFWLKTSGTWINILTVIIGTIVGLSLKQRLPPKIKIIIPQGIGLLTLWLGFSMAGELSQVKVGDFPGVILGLMSIIIGGALGEWWCIEERLNGIGDWLKSRFRYSGQFTEGFVATSILFCVGPVALVGSINNGLLGDNTLLVLKAIMDGISSIPFASRYGIGVGFSVFVILIYQGGISVLAGLFATNLADPVNHPLILLITGIGGLMILGIGLNLLEIAKVRVAAFLPALLIAPLFYHLLQVLFS; encoded by the coding sequence ATGTTAATTGATTTTTGGTTAAAAACCAGTGGCACTTGGATTAATATTCTAACAGTTATTATTGGAACAATTGTTGGACTTTCTCTTAAACAACGACTACCGCCAAAAATTAAAATTATTATTCCCCAAGGCATTGGTTTACTGACACTTTGGCTCGGTTTTTCGATGGCAGGAGAACTGTCACAAGTGAAAGTTGGTGACTTTCCAGGGGTTATTTTAGGGTTAATGTCGATTATTATTGGGGGTGCATTAGGGGAATGGTGGTGTATTGAAGAAAGATTGAATGGAATAGGCGATTGGTTAAAATCTCGGTTTCGTTATTCGGGACAGTTTACAGAAGGATTTGTTGCCACCAGTATTTTATTTTGTGTGGGTCCGGTTGCACTCGTGGGAAGTATTAATAATGGACTGTTAGGGGATAATACATTACTGGTTTTAAAGGCAATTATGGATGGTATTTCATCAATTCCTTTTGCCAGCCGTTATGGAATTGGTGTCGGTTTCTCAGTCTTCGTGATTTTAATTTACCAAGGGGGAATTTCTGTGCTTGCTGGATTATTTGCTACTAATTTAGCTGATCCAGTAAATCATCCTTTAATTTTATTAATCACGGGGATTGGCGGTTTGATGATTCTAGGAATCGGTTTGAATTTATTAGAAATTGCTAAAGTGAGAGTAGCCGCATTTCTCCCTGCGTTACTCATTGCGCCTCTTTTTTATCATTTACTTCAGGTTCTGTTTTCCTAA
- a CDS encoding adenine phosphoribosyltransferase — translation MDIKALIRDIPDFPKEGIIFRDITTLLRDREGLRYTVESFENKFRDANLIPDYVIGIESRGFLFGPTLAYQFEAGFVPVRKPGKLPAAVHSIEYDLEYGKDKLEMHQDALPAHSKVIIVDDLIATGGTAKATADLLEKIGCHLLGFGFVIELTGLAGRNKLPEVPIITLAEY, via the coding sequence ATGGATATAAAAGCACTGATTCGCGATATTCCAGACTTTCCCAAAGAGGGCATTATCTTTCGTGATATTACAACTTTACTGCGCGATCGCGAGGGACTGCGCTACACGGTTGAGAGTTTTGAAAATAAGTTCCGAGACGCTAACCTGATCCCTGACTATGTGATCGGCATTGAATCCCGAGGCTTTTTATTTGGTCCTACCCTTGCCTATCAGTTTGAAGCTGGCTTTGTGCCCGTCCGTAAACCTGGTAAACTGCCAGCAGCCGTCCATAGCATTGAATATGATTTAGAATACGGCAAAGATAAACTCGAAATGCACCAAGATGCCTTACCCGCCCATTCTAAAGTCATCATTGTGGACGACTTAATCGCGACCGGTGGAACCGCAAAAGCAACGGCCGACTTATTAGAAAAAATTGGCTGTCACCTTTTAGGATTTGGGTTTGTTATCGAACTAACCGGTTTAGCGGGGCGGAATAAACTACCTGAGGTTCCCATTATCACCCTTGCGGAATATTAG
- a CDS encoding metallophosphoesterase, with the protein MKRRELLALLGITGIGGFIATQFSNLGQANAQGSADLLDNSELSLGEPRLRFVSLADTGTGNRGQYAVAKAMTQFYRRSPFPLALLAGDNIYNDGKIEKIEPVFERPYQPLLQQGVKFYACLGNHDIRTKNGTPQVDYPLFNMPDRYYTFKRSIVQFFALDTNRNANWDRQLEWLDEQLSQSSAPWKIVFGHHNIYSSGVYGVNQRLVSQLTPLFKHYDVQLYINGHEHHYERTQPINGTTYLTCGAGAKLRRVGRSDWTDSATSQLSFATYDVYADQIAVRGINKNGKVMDRALIPRKTNSN; encoded by the coding sequence ATGAAACGACGTGAACTTCTTGCCCTGTTAGGGATTACAGGGATTGGCGGTTTTATTGCCACTCAATTCTCCAATCTTGGTCAAGCCAATGCCCAAGGAAGTGCTGATTTACTAGACAATTCTGAACTGAGTCTTGGGGAACCGCGCTTGCGCTTTGTTTCCCTCGCCGACACCGGAACCGGAAACAGGGGACAATATGCCGTCGCTAAAGCAATGACCCAATTCTATCGTCGTTCTCCCTTTCCCCTGGCACTCCTAGCCGGCGATAATATCTACAATGACGGCAAGATTGAAAAAATTGAGCCGGTTTTTGAGCGTCCTTACCAACCCTTGCTGCAACAGGGAGTCAAGTTTTATGCCTGTTTAGGCAATCACGATATTCGCACCAAAAATGGCACGCCTCAAGTGGACTATCCCTTGTTTAATATGCCGGATAGATACTATACCTTCAAGCGTTCAATTGTCCAATTTTTTGCCTTAGATACCAATCGCAATGCGAACTGGGATCGGCAGCTGGAATGGTTAGATGAACAGTTAAGCCAGTCGAGTGCCCCCTGGAAAATTGTTTTTGGTCATCATAATATTTATTCTTCCGGGGTATATGGCGTCAATCAGCGCTTAGTATCTCAACTCACCCCTTTATTTAAACACTATGATGTTCAACTTTATATTAATGGTCACGAACATCATTATGAAAGAACACAGCCGATTAATGGAACCACTTATTTAACTTGTGGTGCTGGGGCAAAACTCCGTCGAGTGGGACGATCAGATTGGACTGATTCTGCAACGAGTCAGCTTAGTTTTGCCACTTATGATGTTTATGCCGATCAAATCGCAGTTCGTGGCATTAATAAAAATGGCAAAGTTATGGATCGCGCTCTTATTCCTCGAAAGACTAACTCAAATTAA
- a CDS encoding DUF362 domain-containing protein, with protein MSYFNYKRRQMLRLLGLATGAAILPSACGLGKSGNSQAPSASSVQLKGNPSPDQVSRVALLKTDNRASAVPKILDLLQPDGFTDKTVFIKPNYNTGDPAPAATDTDLLDSLITEIEKTQPGKMTIGDRAGMADTRQAMERKGVFELAEKRGLETIVFDEMSAEQWQYFDQEGTHWQQGFAIARPILDADAVINTCCLKTHRFGGHFTLSLKNSIGLVAKYVPGDSFNYMGDLHSSPHQRKMIAEVNAAYDPSLVLLDGVEAFVNGGPANGKKVPANVMIAGRDRVAVDVVGLAILRSLGTTEQVSQGSIWDLEQIQRATELGLGVNNAEQIEILTADTSSQNLADQIRPLMS; from the coding sequence ATGTCTTATTTCAACTATAAACGCCGTCAAATGTTACGTTTGCTGGGTCTAGCCACCGGGGCTGCGATTCTCCCCTCTGCTTGTGGCTTGGGCAAATCAGGTAATTCCCAAGCGCCAAGCGCCTCTTCAGTGCAATTAAAGGGCAATCCATCGCCAGACCAGGTTTCTCGCGTTGCACTTCTCAAAACCGACAATCGCGCTTCCGCCGTTCCCAAAATTCTTGATCTTCTCCAACCCGATGGCTTTACGGACAAAACTGTTTTTATTAAACCCAATTACAATACAGGCGATCCCGCACCCGCTGCAACCGATACCGACTTACTCGATAGCCTGATTACAGAAATTGAAAAGACTCAACCCGGAAAAATGACTATTGGCGATCGCGCAGGCATGGCAGATACTCGCCAAGCCATGGAACGGAAAGGGGTGTTTGAGTTGGCAGAAAAGCGCGGGTTAGAAACGATTGTCTTTGATGAAATGTCGGCTGAACAATGGCAGTATTTTGATCAAGAAGGCACCCACTGGCAACAAGGTTTCGCGATCGCGCGTCCGATTTTAGATGCAGATGCGGTGATTAATACCTGCTGTCTGAAAACCCATCGCTTTGGTGGACACTTTACTCTCTCTCTGAAAAATAGCATTGGCCTGGTGGCTAAATATGTCCCGGGTGACTCGTTTAATTACATGGGAGATTTGCATTCTTCCCCGCACCAACGGAAGATGATTGCGGAAGTGAATGCTGCCTATGATCCCAGTCTCGTCTTACTCGATGGCGTGGAAGCCTTTGTCAATGGCGGACCCGCTAATGGCAAAAAAGTCCCTGCCAATGTCATGATTGCGGGGCGCGATCGCGTGGCAGTAGATGTTGTGGGATTAGCTATACTGCGATCATTAGGAACCACAGAGCAAGTTTCCCAAGGGTCAATTTGGGACTTGGAACAAATTCAACGGGCAACCGAATTAGGGTTAGGTGTGAACAATGCTGAACAAATCGAAATTCTAACAGCAGATACGTCTAGCCAAAATCTAGCCGATCAAATTCGACCGTTAATGAGTTAA